TCTATGAGGAGATGAACGTTCGAGAAATCATGACGGAAGGAATTTAAAGCACACCCGGATGGTCCGGGCTAATTTATACTTTTTCTCCCTTGATTTAAAAAGGAGGTCAAGCATGAAAAGAAACCATTTTCAAGTCATTCTGTTAGTCTGGTTGGTCATAGCCATGTCAACCATAGTTTTTCTTGCGCCTGGCCATGCCAAGGAAAAAGCGGTACAAACCGGGGATGTGGTGTTTGTTACTAAAGCCACTCATTTCTCCATGGTTGGTGGTGATCCCGTTACCCTAGCTGGCGCTGGACAGGCAGTAATTCCCAGCGCCGTGTTCGATAGCCTGGCCGAGAGAGATGCGGACGGGAACGTCCTGCCCGGCCTGGCAAAATCCTGGAAGATCGCCCCAGACTGGAGCTACATTGATTTTGTCCTCAGGGAGGGCGTCAAATTTCACAACGGGGCTGAAGTGACGGCTGAGGATGTGAAATACAGTCTGGAAACCTATATGCGCAAGGGTAGTAAGTTTGCTACGAAGGGACTATTAAAGCGATCAATCAAGAAGATTGAGGTGCAGGGCCCTTATAAAATACGCTTTAACCTAAAAAGCCCCTGGCCATGGTGGTATGAAGCTATCCCATGGCCTTTCCCCAAGGAATACCGGGAAAAGGTGGGCGATAAGGGATTTGCCAAAAAGCCGATTGGGGCCGGGTCGTTCAGATGGGTGGATTATAAGCAGGATAGATGGGTCAAGCTGGCGGCCGTCAAAGACCATTACCGAAAAACTCCCGAGTTCAAAACGTTAAAGTTAATGGCCGTTCCCGAAGCCAGTACCCGGTTGGCCATGTTAAAAAGCGGAGAAGCGGATATCGTAGGCCTTATCGGGCCTCATATCCAGCAGGTGCGGGACGACCCGGAAATGAGCGTAAAGCTAATCAAAGACGTTCAGGAACAGTGCCTGATTTATGCTGATCTAGCTTTGCCCGACAAACCCAGCCCATGGCATGATAAGCGCGTTCGCATCGCGGCCAGCATGGCCATCGACCGGAAGGCTATTTGCGAGAAGATCCTCTTCGGACTGGGCACTCCAACCGGGGAGGTCATCTCTCCGGTAACACGAGGGTATGATCCAAGCGTCAAGCCCGATCCATATAATCCGGAAGCGGCCAAGGCATTGCTTGCCGAGGCCGGATACTCCAAGGGCTTCAAAACCGTGATTTCCACGAAACAGACCAGATTGTTATTTATGCAAGCCATCGCTGCAAATCTCGCGGATGTGGGAATTAACGCAGAATTGAAAGTATTGGAAAACGCCGCCTGGAACGAGGGGATGCGGAATAAGAAGTTCCAGGGGCTCACCCACCTGGCTACATTCTTTGGCGGCTCACCGCATGTGGCCAAGGATGGTCTCATTCTGTTCACTAAACTTACACCCTGGTGTTACAACACCACCCCGGAGATTGAAGCTACGATCATGAAATCAATGTTTGCCATATCCGAAGCGGACATGACCAAGGCCGGGAGGCAAATATCCAAGCTCATTCGCGAGAGCCGTATCAGGATGCCTCTGTGGAACAACCATGTTGCTTTTGGACTGGGCCCGAGGATTGAGTATTGGGGAGCAAGAACTGGTTTTCCTACACCCAGTCGCTTTGAAACCATCAGGCTCAAACATTGAGGTAATTTTTCGGCTTGATGGGTTCTCTGGTTATCCAGAGAACTCATCACTCATGAAAAAGAACCTGGACTTTTATGCCCGAGGCCATGGGTCGAATCCCTCTCTCTCTGCCACCTAAGATAATCACGACTCTGGATTATCAGTATCTTCCTGGCATCCTTAAGTTTAATTAGTATAACCCCCACTGAATAAAAGAAAAAAAGACTTGACCTTATATGGAGTTTTTCTATAATTACCCTGTGATTAAGCAAACTCTGCTCTTTGATATCCACGCTCCTTCCTTTAAAAAAGGGCTCTGATGAACTCTTAATTATATCCTTATTGAAAATATCCAATAAATTATAATGGAAGAGGATCAGGGGAGGAAATAAAAGTGGTACACCTTCAGGGTCACCACACACCAGGGTTGTTCCAATTGGTAGCCCTTCAGTGTCTGGTGAGCCCGATGATTTCGAACTCGGTCAAAGATGAGAAGAAGGCAAGGAGGTCAAGATGGACGTTCAATCATTACTTACTGCTGAATCAACTAAGTCACTTCTTCAACAGATGGTTGATGACCAAGAGGCCAGAGATATGGTCATCAGCTTCATTGAACAAAAATCCTATCAGGATGCGATGGAGGGAAATACTGATAATAGACCGAAACGCGTTCAAGAAGATAGACATGACTATGCCATGGCGCTTCTGCATAGTTTTAATCGATCGATCGAGCGCGGGTTGATCTCGAAGCACGTGTTAAACCGGCTCCTAGATATATTTTTAAGTAATGTGATCATGAACAAAGACAATGAGGAGGCTTCTCATTCCCTGGGGTTCAAACCTCCATTACTCCTGGTAATCAGTCCCACCGGAAAATGCAATTTAAAATGCAGCGACTGTTATGCTGCCAGTGATGTTACCCAGCAGGTCAGCCTGGATTTCAAAACCTTCGACCGTATCATTACAGATAAAAAAAAACTATGGGGGTCTCATTTCACGACGATCTCTGGCGGTGAACCAATGTTGTGGCGTGATGAAGGTTACGATCTTCTCGACATGGTCGCCAAGCACGATACTGAGATGTTCATGATGTACACTAACGGCACCTTGATTGACGACGATGCCGCGAAGCGCATGGCTGATTTGGGCAACATCACGCCGGCTGTATCTTTGGAAGGATTTGAAAAGGAAACAGATGCTCGAAGAGGTAAGGGTACCTTCAAGCGTATTATGAAGACCTTTGAAAGATTGAGAAAGCATGGGGTACCCTTTGGTATCTCGGTCACACCAACGAGGCTCAACTGGGATGTGGCCACCAGTGATCGCTTCATTGATTTCTGTTTCCTGGAGCAGGGCGCCTTCTACGGCTGGCTCTTCCAGTATATGCCTATCGGACGCGGCCAGTCCCTTGAGCTGATGGTTACCCCTGAGCAGCGTGTAGAGATGCTTCGGCGGACGCAGCGGTTTGTTCGGGAGCGGAAAATATTCCTGGCAGACTTCTGGAACAGCGGCACCGCCGCTGGCGGTTGCATTAGTGCCGGACGTCAGGGAGGATATTTTTACATTGATTGGCACGGTAACATCACGCCCTGTGTCTTCATCCCTTATGCGGTGGATAATATTTATGACATTTACAACAGAGGCGCAAACCTCAATACGCCCCTGGAATCCCCTTTCTTCAAAGCGATTCGTAAATGGCAGGATGAATACGGATACAAGCAATCCGGGAAAAAGACGGATAACTGGCTTTGCCCATGCCCGATCAGGGACCATTTCAACATTGTCAGGGAAGCGGCCATGAATACCGGGGTCAAGCCTATCAATGAAGAGGCAGCCATTGCCATAAATGACAAGTCATACTGCGACGGCATGGTTTGCTATGGAGAAAAATTAAAACAATTAACCGACCCGATCTGGGAGAAAGAATACCTCGCCACCGTGGAACCGGTAACTGAAGAAAAACAGAGGCCGGAAGTGCCTCATATGGTGGTCTCGGAACCTTTTAAGGCCTAAAAGGTTAACCTACGCCAACCGTTCGTTTGCCTTTCTATTTGTTAGAGTAGTTCTCATAAATATATTCCTTTCTGGATTCCCGCTTGCGCAGGAATCCAGATTCTGAAACCAGGAAGCCAAAATGAACATAATTATGACAATTGCTATAAAAGGATATTGTTAAAAATCTCTTTACCTACGCTCCCAGGCTCCGCCTGGGTTGAGACGGCTGGTAATCTTCTCTACATATTTTCGGCAATGCTGACGGTGAGGTCGCCGAACATGTTGACGAAGCCTCCAAACTCGTTGTCATACCAGCCGTAGATCACGGCCTGAGTGACCGAGATTTTGAGATTGTTGTCACCGATCTGTTCAACGATTTTCGATTGATCGCCAAGGATGTTTTCCAGGTTGATGACGATTTCAGCCGTCCGGGTGTGAGTTTCGTGCCCCTCGATAATCGCCGCCGCCTTGGGATGGCCGATGATGTCGCTCGAAGCATTCTGTTTTTCGGTGTAAAGGAGGTAGTCGTCTTTATCAGCTTCGGCCGCCTTCTTGTAAATGTCATTGATCAGATCACGCCGGATTGATTGGCCCGTTGGGTCGTCCTGAAGGTTGACCACCAGGATGATCAGCGAGCCGGTAGTCGTTGGAATCCGAACCGACTCGGCAATGAAACCGATCTGTTTCATTTCCGGGATGACCAAGACCAGGGTTTTGGCTGCACCGGTGGAAGTGAGGATGATGTTGTTCATGGTGCTTCGTGTTTTCCTCAGGTCGCTTGCACCGGCCTTGGGCATTCGATCCAGCACCACCTGAGAAGGAGTCATGGCATGAATCGTGGCCATGGAGGTCGAGAGAATCCGTTTGGCTCCAAAGTAATCCAGAAGAGGCTTGAACATGTGGGCCAGGCAGGTGGTGGTGCAGGAGGCGCCGGAGATGATCCTGTGTTTTCGAGGATCGTAATCACGGTCATTAATCCCCATGACCGTCGTCACGGCGAAGTCGGGCATAGATTCGCTTTCGTCCTTGATCTTGAACGGCGCCGAAACAAGGACCTTCTCGGCTCCGGACTCGAGATGGCCCAGACATGAGCCTTTGGGGTCATCGCCCGGTATGGTTGGGTCAAGGAACTGGCCGGTGGTATCCACGACTAGCTGGACGTCCTCTCCGGCCCAGTCTATCTCCTTGGGATTGCGCTCCTTGGTCAAGATCTTGACCTTAATTTCGTCAATAATGATCGTGCTGTCGGCTTCATCCACCTCGTTAATCACCGGCGCGGCCCTGTGGCCGTATAGAAATCCTTGCAGAGAGCCGTAGGTCGAATCGCGCTCGATATAGTGGGCCAGATCGTGAAGCGAGCCGCCTACCTGACGGCCCAGGTTCACCACGATTTCGTCGAAATATTTCCGTGAGATATGATGCCACAAGGTGAGCTTCCCGACGCGTCCTAAAGCGTTTATTCCCAGCTTAACTCCAGGGTTCTTTTGCGATGCTGCCATGACTAATTTTTACTCCTTTCTTTTCGTTTCATATCTTCAATAATTTTCCCTTTGTAAATAGAACCGGACAGGCCGTCTATACTGATCCATTCACCGGATTTCAGAACTCCATCGCCCAGAGAACAGGTGCTTGCGTTTTCGTCGCAGATTAGTTCATCACAGCCAACAATGCATGTTTTCTTGAGCTGATGGGCAACGATGGCCGCGTGAGAGGTGGATCCGCCGCGGGCGGTCAACAGACCGTCAGTTTCATAAATCTCCCGAATGTCATCCGGTACAGTGTCACCCCGTATTAATATTAAGGGCGTGTCCGGTTCCTCGTTGCGCCATTTCTGTATCTCCTCAAGGTTGAAAACAATACGTCCGCTCATGCCTCCGCCGCTTACGCCGATCCCGCGACCCAGGAAGTGATTTGAAGGTATCCTGGAGAGGTCAATACCAAAGGTCTCGCGCTGTTCCCGTAAAACCATATCCCGCGTCTGGAGGAAAAAAAGGTTCTCCGTTGCGGGGCCTTCAAAAGTAAACTCAATCTCCTGGGGGCTGTACCCCCAGGTGTAGATCAGGTTCTTTGCCTGCTCCTGTAAGCCCTTGTAAATTTTCGGAAATTGGGTTTCTAGGGTAAGAGTGGCGGGTCGGTTCTCGATTTCAGCCTGACGCTGGTTGAGAGGCAAGGTCTCGACCAGGCCGGAGACGATGTCCTCTCCTTGATTGCCCGGTGTAAAATCACCCCACAGCATCAGTTTATCCTCAGCCCAACGCGGGTTGTGAGTGAAAAAGACCCCGGAGCCGGCCTCCTGGGATAGATTGCCAAAAACCATGGCCTGGATAATCACGGCCGTGCCCCAGTCGCTGCTAATGCCCATGATGTTGCGGTATGTTTGAGCCCGCGGGGAATTCCAGCTGTCAAAAACGGCTTTGATAGCCTGGAAAAGCTGTTCACGGTTTTTTTGGACAATGGTGAGACCATGCGAACTCACGAACTCTTTATAAGCCAGGGTGGTCTTTTTCATCTGGTCCCCGGAGAACTCTCGCTTGTAAGGCAGGCTGAACTTCTGCTTGA
Above is a window of Deltaproteobacteria bacterium DNA encoding:
- a CDS encoding ABC transporter substrate-binding protein translates to MKRNHFQVILLVWLVIAMSTIVFLAPGHAKEKAVQTGDVVFVTKATHFSMVGGDPVTLAGAGQAVIPSAVFDSLAERDADGNVLPGLAKSWKIAPDWSYIDFVLREGVKFHNGAEVTAEDVKYSLETYMRKGSKFATKGLLKRSIKKIEVQGPYKIRFNLKSPWPWWYEAIPWPFPKEYREKVGDKGFAKKPIGAGSFRWVDYKQDRWVKLAAVKDHYRKTPEFKTLKLMAVPEASTRLAMLKSGEADIVGLIGPHIQQVRDDPEMSVKLIKDVQEQCLIYADLALPDKPSPWHDKRVRIAASMAIDRKAICEKILFGLGTPTGEVISPVTRGYDPSVKPDPYNPEAAKALLAEAGYSKGFKTVISTKQTRLLFMQAIAANLADVGINAELKVLENAAWNEGMRNKKFQGLTHLATFFGGSPHVAKDGLILFTKLTPWCYNTTPEIEATIMKSMFAISEADMTKAGRQISKLIRESRIRMPLWNNHVAFGLGPRIEYWGARTGFPTPSRFETIRLKH
- a CDS encoding radical SAM protein, with translation MDVQSLLTAESTKSLLQQMVDDQEARDMVISFIEQKSYQDAMEGNTDNRPKRVQEDRHDYAMALLHSFNRSIERGLISKHVLNRLLDIFLSNVIMNKDNEEASHSLGFKPPLLLVISPTGKCNLKCSDCYAASDVTQQVSLDFKTFDRIITDKKKLWGSHFTTISGGEPMLWRDEGYDLLDMVAKHDTEMFMMYTNGTLIDDDAAKRMADLGNITPAVSLEGFEKETDARRGKGTFKRIMKTFERLRKHGVPFGISVTPTRLNWDVATSDRFIDFCFLEQGAFYGWLFQYMPIGRGQSLELMVTPEQRVEMLRRTQRFVRERKIFLADFWNSGTAAGGCISAGRQGGYFYIDWHGNITPCVFIPYAVDNIYDIYNRGANLNTPLESPFFKAIRKWQDEYGYKQSGKKTDNWLCPCPIRDHFNIVREAAMNTGVKPINEEAAIAINDKSYCDGMVCYGEKLKQLTDPIWEKEYLATVEPVTEEKQRPEVPHMVVSEPFKA
- a CDS encoding glyceraldehyde-3-phosphate dehydrogenase encodes the protein MAASQKNPGVKLGINALGRVGKLTLWHHISRKYFDEIVVNLGRQVGGSLHDLAHYIERDSTYGSLQGFLYGHRAAPVINEVDEADSTIIIDEIKVKILTKERNPKEIDWAGEDVQLVVDTTGQFLDPTIPGDDPKGSCLGHLESGAEKVLVSAPFKIKDESESMPDFAVTTVMGINDRDYDPRKHRIISGASCTTTCLAHMFKPLLDYFGAKRILSTSMATIHAMTPSQVVLDRMPKAGASDLRKTRSTMNNIILTSTGAAKTLVLVIPEMKQIGFIAESVRIPTTTGSLIILVVNLQDDPTGQSIRRDLINDIYKKAAEADKDDYLLYTEKQNASSDIIGHPKAAAIIEGHETHTRTAEIVINLENILGDQSKIVEQIGDNNLKISVTQAVIYGWYDNEFGGFVNMFGDLTVSIAENM